From Pelosinus fermentans DSM 17108, the proteins below share one genomic window:
- a CDS encoding ABC transporter substrate-binding protein, with protein sequence MKKMMKLVSVFLVLSVLLLVVGCGNSQKKAETVADSGKNDLIGICVVGADHGWSAALSYYAEKKAKELGLNYKLVTSSNANQQVSQMEELINLKSKAIVFLPHNNELDVIAQKVVDAGIPLINFDRKVNVNTTSYVAGNNYNMGVKSAEYIGKKLGGQGIIAAIEVPNVGSVNVERMEGFKKTIAEKFPNIKYRSYASNSMSREDALKVTPDVLTANPHLDAIFTIDDEVALGVYRAIKEQKRTDIKVITGGGGCQEYFNLMGSEKEIYLESATYSPAMIMDAVQIAADLVKNGKKPEKEVILDTEIVDRDNVAKYLDPNSPY encoded by the coding sequence ATGAAGAAAATGATGAAATTAGTAAGCGTTTTTCTTGTTCTCTCGGTGTTACTTCTTGTGGTAGGTTGCGGCAATAGCCAAAAAAAAGCAGAGACTGTGGCTGACAGTGGGAAAAATGATCTGATTGGCATTTGTGTAGTGGGTGCTGATCATGGGTGGAGTGCTGCTTTATCTTATTACGCGGAGAAAAAAGCAAAAGAATTAGGACTTAACTATAAGCTGGTCACTTCGTCTAATGCGAATCAACAAGTTAGCCAGATGGAAGAGCTGATTAATCTAAAAAGTAAAGCGATTGTTTTTTTGCCTCACAATAATGAATTAGATGTTATTGCACAGAAAGTGGTTGACGCAGGAATACCTTTAATTAACTTTGATCGGAAAGTAAATGTTAATACAACGAGTTATGTTGCTGGCAATAACTATAATATGGGGGTTAAAAGTGCCGAATATATTGGCAAAAAACTTGGCGGTCAAGGAATCATTGCTGCCATTGAAGTTCCCAATGTTGGTTCTGTAAATGTGGAACGAATGGAAGGCTTTAAGAAAACGATTGCTGAAAAATTTCCTAATATTAAGTATCGCAGTTACGCATCAAACTCAATGAGCCGGGAGGATGCTTTAAAGGTAACGCCGGATGTTTTGACTGCTAATCCCCATCTGGATGCAATTTTTACTATCGACGATGAGGTTGCACTAGGTGTGTATCGTGCCATAAAAGAGCAAAAGAGGACAGATATAAAAGTTATAACCGGTGGTGGTGGGTGTCAGGAATATTTTAATTTAATGGGTAGTGAAAAAGAAATCTATTTGGAGTCAGCTACTTACAGTCCTGCGATGATTATGGATGCTGTACAAATTGCTGCAGATCTAGTTAAAAATGGCAAAAAACCAGAAAAAGAAGTTATTTTGGATACCGAAATTGTAGACAGAGATAATGTAGCTAAATATCTCGATCCCAATTCCCCATATTAA
- a CDS encoding sugar ABC transporter ATP-binding protein, whose product MSNYILEMREIKKAYGSTNVLKGVNFLLGRNEIHALIGENGAGKSTLMNILGGIVSLDEGEITIDNQKVSIDSPHEANALGISFIHQELNLVNDLTVYENLFLGNEITLHGLVDKKTMCEKTTEVLKRLHINLDPCTMVKDLDASYKQVVEIARSLLMNARVIIMDEPTTSLNETEINYVFQVMRVLKNNGVSIIFISHKLTEVLTICDSYSVLRDGCLVTEGKVDDQVTEIDLACSMVGREIGINKVYCPRVMGEIVLEVQDLAYGREFRNINFQLRKGEIAGFTGLLGDGRSELFSTIFGCKECYEGRILINGKEVKMTGTDKAVAQRIGYIPRNRKENGIIKDLSILHNMSIATLKACCRWGIIDGQKETAISNKHINEFKIKLASANDLITSLSGGNQQKVILAKWIEAKPDILIFDNPTQGVDISAKIEIYQIIMKLAEEGICIVILSSEAQEVLKLCDKIYVMYHGAIRSVLDRCEIEIDEEKIMISATGGQL is encoded by the coding sequence ATGTCAAACTATATTTTAGAAATGCGAGAGATTAAAAAAGCATATGGGTCGACGAACGTTTTGAAAGGTGTAAATTTTCTTCTTGGGCGAAATGAGATTCACGCGCTGATTGGCGAGAATGGCGCAGGAAAGTCAACTCTAATGAATATTCTAGGCGGCATAGTATCCTTGGATGAAGGTGAAATTACAATTGATAATCAGAAGGTAAGCATTGATTCCCCTCATGAGGCCAATGCATTGGGTATTTCATTTATTCATCAGGAATTAAATCTTGTAAATGATTTGACGGTGTATGAAAATCTTTTTTTAGGTAATGAAATTACTCTGCATGGACTAGTTGATAAGAAAACAATGTGCGAGAAAACCACAGAAGTTTTAAAAAGGCTTCATATCAACCTTGACCCTTGTACAATGGTCAAAGATTTAGATGCTTCTTACAAGCAGGTTGTAGAGATAGCCCGTTCTTTATTGATGAATGCTCGCGTTATTATTATGGATGAACCGACAACGTCCCTCAATGAAACTGAGATTAATTACGTTTTCCAAGTTATGAGGGTTCTTAAAAATAACGGTGTTAGTATCATTTTCATATCCCATAAACTTACCGAAGTTTTAACGATTTGTGATTCTTACTCAGTATTAAGAGATGGCTGTTTGGTGACGGAGGGAAAGGTTGACGACCAGGTCACGGAAATTGACCTCGCCTGCTCTATGGTAGGACGGGAAATTGGCATAAACAAAGTGTATTGTCCCCGCGTGATGGGAGAAATCGTCTTAGAAGTTCAGGATCTAGCTTACGGAAGAGAGTTTAGAAATATTAATTTTCAACTCAGAAAGGGAGAAATTGCAGGGTTCACTGGACTGTTGGGAGACGGGCGAAGTGAGTTGTTTAGTACTATCTTTGGATGTAAAGAGTGTTATGAGGGGCGCATTTTAATTAACGGCAAAGAGGTTAAAATGACTGGTACGGATAAAGCCGTGGCACAGCGTATTGGCTATATACCGCGTAATCGTAAAGAAAATGGCATCATTAAAGATCTCAGCATTTTGCATAATATGTCGATTGCAACCTTAAAAGCGTGCTGTCGCTGGGGGATAATTGATGGTCAGAAGGAAACGGCTATTAGCAATAAACATATTAATGAATTTAAAATAAAATTAGCGAGTGCCAATGATCTTATTACAAGTCTTTCTGGGGGGAACCAGCAGAAAGTGATTCTTGCCAAATGGATTGAAGCGAAACCAGATATTCTTATCTTTGATAATCCAACCCAGGGTGTTGATATTAGTGCAAAAATCGAAATATATCAAATCATTATGAAGTTGGCTGAAGAGGGTATCTGTATTGTTATTCTTTCAAGTGAGGCCCAGGAAGTATTGAAGTTATGTGACAAAATTTATGTTATGTACCATGGAGCCATTCGAAGTGTGCTGGATCGATGTGAAATCGAAATTGATGAAGAAAAGATTATGATTTCAGCAACTGGAGGACAACTTTAA
- a CDS encoding ABC transporter permease, whose product MMMQKNIKKIFSDYSVLVALIILFVISSIIRGNEFLSINNITNILRNSVSIGIITIGMTAIIILGGIDLSVGSMMVLCGVVILAVINMTNSIVLGIMAGILLGVVLGALTGAIIAKGKLPAFIVTLGAMSIYRSVAQYVLKGGGIISANKEYQLISNYEIFNWSLSIFYWIILVLIAMFFMKYTRLGRYIYSVGSNEKATRFSGINVDKVKIATYALGGLFVALAAVVESSRLGSINSSSSGVAYEMDAIAAVVVGGTSMAGGKGAIFGTFAGMLILGIMNNMMTLLGIPPFLVGAVKGSIIILAVLFQKKDQ is encoded by the coding sequence ATGATGATGCAAAAGAATATAAAAAAAATATTTTCAGACTATAGTGTGCTTGTTGCCTTAATCATCTTATTTGTTATATCTTCTATTATAAGAGGCAATGAATTTTTATCTATTAATAATATAACTAATATTCTGCGAAATAGTGTAAGTATTGGTATTATTACCATTGGGATGACTGCAATTATTATTCTTGGCGGTATTGACTTATCGGTTGGGTCGATGATGGTTCTTTGCGGCGTAGTTATCCTTGCAGTGATTAATATGACCAATAGTATTGTGCTTGGTATTATGGCAGGAATCCTCCTTGGAGTTGTTCTTGGAGCTCTGACCGGTGCCATTATTGCCAAAGGCAAACTGCCGGCTTTTATTGTTACTTTGGGAGCTATGAGCATTTACCGCTCAGTTGCTCAATACGTATTAAAAGGCGGCGGGATTATTAGTGCCAATAAGGAATATCAGCTAATTTCCAATTATGAAATATTTAATTGGAGCTTATCCATTTTTTATTGGATCATTCTTGTACTTATCGCAATGTTTTTCATGAAATATACTCGATTAGGCCGCTATATTTACTCAGTCGGCAGCAATGAAAAAGCAACAAGATTTTCAGGGATTAATGTAGATAAAGTCAAAATTGCGACGTATGCACTTGGCGGCTTGTTTGTTGCTTTAGCGGCTGTCGTTGAATCCTCCAGGCTTGGCAGCATTAATTCTTCCTCGTCCGGTGTGGCATATGAAATGGATGCCATAGCTGCAGTCGTAGTTGGCGGCACAAGTATGGCTGGTGGTAAAGGCGCGATATTCGGTACTTTTGCGGGTATGCTGATTTTGGGGATTATGAATAATATGATGACGTTGCTTGGTATTCCGCCGTTTTTAGTTGGTGCAGTAAAAGGAAGCATCATTATTCTTGCCGTACTTTTCCAGAAAAAAGATCAATAG
- a CDS encoding 2,4-dienoyl-CoA reductase, with protein sequence MSYKETLLNPIQIGNRTAQNRFFIQAMECNDEDETGNPSEITTERYVNLAKGEAGLISLEAISVTRESRARDNQLMIKPVNEKPLTEFVKKVKDANPKSLFVFQLTHSGEISNPAFSRRVTVKSLPGYGGDLLSEEEVEQIMDDYVVAAKIAHAAGADGIDLKLSHGYLGSQILRPYNDRKWKFGGSWENRSRFAFELYERIQKEVNDKNFILGSKISAWEGFPGGFGTDAPDSPIIDLSEPIKLIKGLEERGAGYIIQSAGSPSITVSLTQVDKHIPYYAYLHQYFAKEFKKNLKLETVLIGSNFSPFRNGKNGLCAVSEEESSLLPYGAQCVERGVVDMVGLGRQSFADPFLPKKLREGKENEIKYCTLCDNCLELLIQQSKVGCCTFDKRYAQELARTRKEKGKLAIFHT encoded by the coding sequence ATGAGTTATAAAGAAACATTATTAAATCCGATCCAAATTGGAAACAGAACAGCACAAAACAGATTTTTTATTCAGGCAATGGAATGTAATGATGAGGATGAGACTGGTAATCCATCCGAAATTACAACCGAGAGATATGTCAATTTAGCTAAAGGTGAAGCTGGATTAATTTCTTTGGAGGCGATTTCGGTTACAAGAGAAAGCCGTGCAAGGGATAATCAGTTAATGATTAAGCCCGTAAATGAAAAACCGTTAACTGAATTTGTTAAAAAAGTAAAAGATGCAAATCCAAAATCGCTGTTTGTTTTCCAATTGACACATTCAGGTGAAATTTCAAATCCGGCATTCTCAAGAAGAGTAACGGTAAAGTCACTTCCTGGCTATGGTGGGGATCTTTTATCAGAAGAAGAAGTAGAGCAAATTATGGATGACTATGTGGTAGCGGCCAAGATTGCTCATGCAGCGGGTGCTGATGGTATTGATCTGAAATTATCACATGGTTACCTGGGATCACAAATTTTGAGACCATATAACGACCGAAAATGGAAATTTGGCGGTTCTTGGGAAAACCGCAGCCGCTTTGCCTTTGAGTTATATGAGCGCATTCAAAAAGAAGTAAATGATAAGAATTTTATTCTTGGCTCTAAAATCTCTGCGTGGGAAGGATTTCCAGGAGGCTTTGGCACAGATGCGCCAGATTCACCGATTATTGATTTAAGCGAACCAATTAAATTAATAAAAGGCTTAGAAGAGCGGGGCGCAGGTTATATTATTCAATCCGCAGGCAGCCCATCCATTACAGTTAGCTTAACGCAGGTTGATAAACACATTCCATATTATGCGTACTTGCACCAATATTTTGCCAAAGAGTTTAAAAAGAACTTAAAGCTTGAAACGGTACTGATTGGTTCTAACTTCTCGCCCTTTCGCAATGGTAAAAACGGGCTTTGTGCTGTTAGCGAAGAAGAAAGTTCTCTGCTTCCTTATGGTGCGCAATGTGTTGAACGTGGTGTAGTAGATATGGTTGGGTTAGGACGTCAATCTTTTGCTGATCCATTTTTGCCAAAGAAACTTCGCGAGGGCAAAGAAAATGAAATTAAATATTGTACATTATGTGATAATTGTTTAGAATTGCTAATTCAACAAAGTAAGGTTGGCTGCTGTACATTTGATAAACGTTATGCCCAAGAATTAGCAAGGACTCGTAAAGAAAAAGGAAAGCTTGCAATTTTTCATACCTAA